Proteins co-encoded in one Rhodococcus sp. PAMC28707 genomic window:
- a CDS encoding DUF3662 and FHA domain-containing protein, translating into MGIVQRFERKLQGAVGDVFARVFGGGVVPQEVEAALQQEASDLVRPLDGGHYLAPNSYVITINSSDHDGLAADHDLTVKAFSRHLGDYIRDQGWQTYGDVVVRFEPSPTLHTGQFRASGSVDPDVGRSSTATGNASAAGQRPPRPSAPPKSTSGAGPMTQNPGYDPQREPADGSRPDPRARNGYPAPGQDPRYAQARDQNGYDAHSNGAPYANGAYGADSAASPQQAQPRGDQYNQGYEQQAYGDQGYDQQAYSDQGYEQGGYAQGYSAQPPPEQAYSDQQAYGQQGYSDQQAYGQQPYAEPAYGEQQAYGEPQQAYGDQRYAEPAQQPASYQQPASYQQPAYDYQSQQGGYQQGGYQQPDYGYAEPAYNDAQSLAATLQLEDGSGRYFQLREGQNIIGRGQDAQFRLPDTGVSRRHVEIRWDGRVAMLSDLGSTNGTTVNGASVQDWQLADGDVIRAGHSEILVRIV; encoded by the coding sequence ATGGGAATTGTCCAGCGTTTCGAGCGAAAGCTGCAAGGCGCGGTCGGTGACGTATTCGCCCGAGTATTCGGTGGCGGAGTGGTTCCGCAGGAAGTCGAGGCAGCGCTTCAGCAGGAAGCGTCGGATCTGGTCCGTCCGCTCGACGGCGGCCACTACCTCGCACCGAACAGCTATGTGATCACCATCAACAGTTCCGACCATGACGGACTCGCCGCAGATCACGATCTGACCGTGAAAGCTTTTTCGCGACACCTCGGTGACTACATTCGTGATCAGGGCTGGCAAACGTACGGGGATGTCGTGGTTCGATTCGAACCGTCGCCCACCTTGCACACCGGCCAGTTCCGGGCCAGTGGTTCGGTCGATCCCGATGTGGGACGATCGTCGACTGCAACCGGAAACGCCTCGGCGGCCGGCCAACGCCCCCCGCGACCGTCAGCCCCACCTAAGTCGACATCAGGAGCCGGCCCCATGACGCAGAACCCAGGCTACGACCCGCAACGCGAACCCGCCGACGGCTCTCGCCCCGATCCGCGCGCCCGCAACGGGTATCCGGCTCCCGGCCAAGATCCGCGTTATGCGCAGGCCCGCGACCAGAACGGATACGACGCGCACAGTAACGGCGCACCGTATGCAAACGGCGCTTACGGTGCCGATTCCGCGGCTTCCCCTCAGCAGGCGCAGCCGCGAGGGGACCAGTACAACCAGGGCTACGAACAGCAGGCCTACGGCGATCAAGGGTACGACCAGCAGGCGTATTCGGATCAGGGTTACGAGCAGGGTGGTTACGCGCAGGGGTACTCCGCTCAGCCGCCACCCGAACAGGCTTACTCGGACCAGCAAGCGTATGGCCAGCAGGGCTACTCGGACCAGCAAGCGTATGGCCAGCAGCCGTACGCCGAGCCCGCGTACGGCGAACAGCAGGCCTACGGAGAGCCCCAGCAGGCCTACGGGGACCAGCGCTACGCCGAGCCCGCACAACAGCCTGCGTCCTACCAGCAACCGGCGTCCTACCAGCAACCCGCCTACGACTATCAGTCCCAGCAAGGCGGCTACCAGCAAGGCGGGTACCAGCAGCCCGACTACGGCTACGCCGAGCCCGCGTACAACGACGCTCAGAGTCTGGCCGCGACATTGCAGCTCGAGGACGGCAGCGGCCGCTATTTCCAGCTTCGCGAAGGCCAGAACATCATCGGCCGTGGCCAAGATGCCCAGTTCCGGCTCCCGGACACCGGAGTCTCGAGGCGACACGTCGAAATTCGGTGGGATGGACGCGTCGCGATGTTGTCTGATCTAGGTTCGACCAACGGCACCACCGTCAACGGCGCATCCGTTCAGGATTGGCAATTGGCAGACGGCGACGTCATTCGCGCAGGACACTCCGAAATATTGGTCCGCATCGTTTAA
- a CDS encoding PP2C family serine/threonine-protein phosphatase: MTLVLRYAARSDRGLVRSNNEDSVYAGARLLALADGMGGHAAGEVASQLMIAALAHLDDDEPGDDLLGKLEAATREGNASIADQVEDEPELDGMGTTLTAILFAGKKIGLVHIGDSRAYMLRDTKLSQITRDDTFVQSLVDEGRITPEQAHTHPQRSLIMRALTGNEIEPTLTVREVRAGDRYLLCSDGLSDVVSDETIENTMNEGDCAESADRLIELALRSGGPDNVTVVVADVIDLDYGQSHPIVGGAASTEEEEYSPPLNTAAGRAAAMRPPRSTPKRIATPAPEPEKKSHKLRWSLVALTLIALLVGGAFVANAAIRNNYYVGEENNRVAVMRGVPGSILGYSLQTVHAIGCLDADGTLTLRGPDSASSTCDVFEVDDLVPAAREQVRAGLPSGKLDDANGQMKQLASGDLLPLCEPESATPAITTPVPPVPPPPGAPALPPAPDAPPPVLPEPTPTPAPSAPQVAGQNCRAGI; the protein is encoded by the coding sequence GTGACTCTTGTACTGCGTTATGCGGCCCGCAGTGACCGCGGACTCGTGCGATCGAACAACGAAGACTCCGTCTACGCGGGAGCGCGACTCCTCGCGCTTGCCGACGGGATGGGTGGGCATGCCGCGGGCGAGGTCGCTTCGCAGTTGATGATCGCCGCCCTGGCGCACCTCGACGACGACGAACCCGGTGACGACCTTCTCGGCAAGCTGGAAGCCGCGACCCGCGAGGGCAATGCGTCCATCGCCGATCAGGTCGAAGACGAACCCGAACTCGACGGGATGGGCACGACGCTCACCGCAATTCTTTTCGCAGGCAAGAAGATCGGCCTGGTTCACATCGGCGATTCGCGGGCATACATGCTTCGCGACACCAAGCTCTCGCAGATCACTCGCGACGACACCTTCGTTCAGTCGCTCGTAGACGAAGGCCGGATCACACCCGAGCAGGCGCACACACACCCACAGCGCTCACTCATCATGCGGGCATTGACCGGTAACGAGATCGAACCGACGCTGACCGTCCGCGAGGTTCGTGCGGGCGATCGTTACCTGCTCTGCTCGGACGGTCTGTCCGACGTGGTGAGCGACGAAACCATCGAGAACACGATGAACGAGGGCGACTGCGCCGAGAGCGCCGACCGCCTCATCGAACTTGCTTTGCGAAGCGGTGGACCGGACAACGTCACCGTCGTCGTCGCAGACGTCATCGACCTCGACTACGGCCAGAGTCACCCGATCGTCGGGGGTGCGGCCAGTACCGAGGAAGAAGAGTACTCACCGCCGCTCAACACCGCCGCCGGTCGTGCTGCGGCAATGCGGCCACCGAGGTCGACACCGAAGAGAATCGCCACTCCCGCACCGGAACCCGAGAAGAAGTCGCACAAGCTCCGCTGGTCGCTGGTCGCGCTGACGCTCATCGCATTGCTGGTCGGCGGCGCCTTCGTTGCCAATGCGGCGATCCGCAACAACTACTACGTCGGCGAGGAGAACAACCGCGTCGCCGTCATGCGCGGAGTGCCGGGTTCGATACTGGGTTACTCGCTTCAGACGGTCCACGCCATCGGCTGCCTCGACGCAGACGGCACGCTTACCCTGCGCGGCCCTGATTCTGCCTCGAGCACGTGTGACGTCTTCGAGGTCGACGATCTGGTGCCCGCGGCTCGGGAACAGGTACGAGCCGGACTTCCGTCGGGCAAGCTCGACGACGCGAACGGACAGATGAAGCAGCTCGCCTCCGGTGATCTGTTGCCGCTGTGCGAACCCGAGTCTGCGACCCCGGCCATCACGACACCGGTGCCACCGGTGCCCCCGCCACCCGGTGCCCCAGCCTTGCCTCCGGCGCCCGATGCCCCGCCACCGGTCCTGCCCGAACCAACGCCCACCCCAGCACCGTCAGCACCGCAAGTAGCAGGTCAGAACTGTAGGGCCGGTATTTGA
- a CDS encoding penicillin-binding protein 2, giving the protein MNTPLRRVSIAVMVMIVALLANATYLQVIKADDLRTDPRNSRVLLDEYSRQRGQISAGGQVLAASLATDDRYKYLRAYPPNPAATSSPLANAPVTGFYSMLYSSSGLERTEDQVLNGSDDRLFGRRLFDLISGRDPRGGNVVTTIDPVVQQVAYDQLTSKGYTGSVVAIEPSTGNVLAMASTPSYDPNSLASHDGQQTTEAWDALNADPDKPLLNRAISATYPPGSTFKVLDTAAALANGATPDDQLTAASNITLPGTQTTLENYNGSTCGGGATASLREAFARSCNTAFVELGIKTGADALRDTASAFGIGEDTTSLQLPVADSTIGSIPDDAALGQTSIGQRDVALTPLQNAVIAATVANNGVRMAPHLISQLQAPDLSDLSTTKPQSEGQAISTEVASTLTDLMIGAENNAGSQGKIPGVQIASKTGTAEHGTDPRNTPPHAWYIAFAPAEAPKIAIAVLVEDGGDRALAATGGSVAAPIGRAVIAAGLQGR; this is encoded by the coding sequence GTGAACACTCCACTTCGACGAGTCTCCATCGCCGTCATGGTCATGATCGTGGCCCTTCTCGCCAATGCGACCTACCTGCAGGTGATCAAGGCGGACGATCTGCGGACCGATCCACGTAACTCACGCGTACTACTCGACGAGTACTCCCGCCAGCGCGGACAGATTTCGGCAGGGGGCCAGGTCCTTGCCGCATCGCTCGCCACCGACGACCGATACAAATACCTGCGCGCCTACCCGCCGAATCCGGCTGCGACGTCGAGCCCGTTGGCGAACGCGCCGGTCACCGGGTTCTACTCGATGCTCTACTCGAGCAGTGGCCTCGAGCGCACCGAAGATCAGGTGCTCAACGGTTCGGACGATCGTCTGTTCGGTCGTCGCCTCTTCGATCTGATTTCCGGACGCGACCCGCGCGGGGGCAACGTGGTGACCACCATCGACCCAGTAGTTCAGCAGGTGGCATACGACCAGCTCACGTCCAAGGGTTACACCGGATCCGTCGTCGCGATCGAGCCCTCGACGGGCAACGTCCTGGCGATGGCGAGTACACCGAGCTACGACCCCAATTCGTTGGCGAGCCACGACGGACAACAAACCACCGAGGCGTGGGATGCACTGAACGCCGATCCTGACAAGCCGTTGCTGAACCGTGCGATATCGGCGACCTACCCACCGGGATCGACCTTCAAGGTCCTCGACACGGCGGCGGCCCTCGCGAACGGTGCCACACCTGACGATCAGCTGACGGCGGCGTCGAACATCACCCTTCCCGGCACCCAGACCACCCTCGAGAACTACAACGGCAGCACGTGCGGTGGCGGGGCGACGGCGTCTCTACGTGAGGCGTTCGCTCGGTCCTGTAACACCGCCTTCGTCGAACTCGGCATCAAGACCGGTGCCGATGCGCTTCGAGATACCGCGAGCGCGTTCGGTATCGGGGAAGATACGACGTCCTTGCAGCTCCCCGTCGCCGACAGCACGATCGGATCCATCCCCGATGACGCCGCGCTGGGCCAGACGAGCATCGGTCAGCGAGATGTTGCGCTGACGCCGCTACAGAATGCCGTGATCGCAGCGACGGTGGCGAACAACGGAGTTCGGATGGCGCCGCACTTGATCAGTCAGTTGCAGGCACCGGATCTGTCGGACCTGTCGACCACCAAGCCACAATCGGAAGGCCAGGCCATCAGCACGGAGGTCGCTTCGACTCTGACCGATTTGATGATCGGCGCCGAGAACAATGCCGGTTCACAGGGCAAGATCCCCGGAGTGCAGATCGCGTCGAAGACCGGCACTGCCGAACACGGGACCGATCCTCGGAACACACCACCGCACGCGTGGTACATCGCTTTCGCGCCGGCCGAGGCACCGAAGATTGCCATCGCCGTACTCGTCGAGGACGGTGGCGACCGCGCACTCGCAGCGACCGGTGGTTCGGTGGCTGCACCGATCGGTCGCGCGGTCATCGCTGCCGGATTACAGGGGAGGTGA
- a CDS encoding FHA domain-containing protein, whose product MQGLILQLTRAGFLLLLWYFVWAVLRTLRSDIYAASGMRMPARYSRGSKVLPSFNKQKVAKNLVVTQGGLAGTRISLGTQPVLIGRADDSTLVLTDDYASTRHARISPRGGDWYVEDLGSTNGTYLDRAKVTTAVRVPLGTPVRVGKTVIELRP is encoded by the coding sequence GTGCAGGGATTGATTCTGCAGCTGACCCGAGCGGGTTTTCTACTCTTGCTCTGGTACTTCGTCTGGGCCGTCCTGCGAACCCTACGTAGCGACATATACGCCGCATCCGGCATGCGTATGCCGGCACGCTATTCCCGAGGCTCGAAGGTTCTTCCCTCGTTCAACAAACAGAAGGTTGCCAAGAATCTAGTGGTAACACAGGGCGGTCTCGCCGGAACTCGCATCTCGCTCGGCACGCAACCGGTTCTCATCGGCCGCGCCGACGACTCGACACTCGTGCTGACAGACGACTACGCGTCGACCAGGCATGCACGGATCTCGCCACGCGGGGGTGACTGGTACGTCGAAGATCTCGGTTCGACCAATGGCACCTACCTCGACCGAGCCAAGGTGACCACTGCCGTCCGCGTGCCACTCGGCACTCCGGTGCGTGTGGGCAAAACCGTGATCGAGTTGCGCCCGTGA
- a CDS encoding GMC family oxidoreductase N-terminal domain-containing protein — MSEKRFDYVVVGGGSAGAAVAARLSEDSSVTVALIEAGPSDVGVDDVLQLTRWPALLGSGFDWDYQIEPQERGNSFMRQSRAKVLGGCSSHNSCIAFWPPAEDLDEWAGKYGAVGWDSQQMLPLLRKLENNDQPGTHHGHDGPVRIRNIEAVDPAGVAILEACEQAGIPTVQFNNGTVVEGAGFFQVNALEDGVRSSSSVSYLHPITNTRTNLEVLTGLWAKKLIIDADKRCTGVQVLNPDLVHTDTIHADREVIVSAGAIDSPKLLMLSGIGPADHLREIGVEVVVDSPGVGSHMQDHPEGVISWDAKKPMVTESLQWWEIGIFTRIDKERDRPDLMFHFGNTPFDMHTLRQGYPTSENAFCLTPNVTDARSRGTVRLRSRDFRDKPRVDPKYFSDPYDMQIMTYGIKLAREIVGKPAMAEWAGMELFPGDQVRTDDEIADYITRTHNTVYHPTGSVSMGAADNPETPLDPQLRVKGVRNLRVADASIMPKIVAVNPNITTMMIGEKCAEMIKKGA; from the coding sequence ATGTCCGAAAAGCGATTCGATTACGTGGTCGTCGGCGGCGGCAGCGCCGGCGCGGCCGTGGCGGCACGTCTCAGTGAGGACTCGTCCGTCACCGTCGCGTTGATCGAGGCCGGCCCCAGCGACGTCGGCGTCGACGACGTCCTCCAGCTCACCCGCTGGCCTGCACTGCTCGGATCAGGTTTCGACTGGGACTATCAGATCGAACCGCAGGAGCGCGGTAACTCGTTCATGCGCCAATCGCGGGCGAAGGTGCTGGGCGGATGTTCCTCACACAACTCGTGCATCGCTTTCTGGCCGCCTGCCGAGGATCTCGACGAGTGGGCCGGCAAGTACGGTGCCGTCGGCTGGGATTCCCAGCAGATGCTGCCGCTGCTTCGAAAGCTCGAGAACAACGACCAACCGGGCACGCACCACGGTCACGACGGGCCGGTACGCATCCGGAACATCGAAGCCGTGGACCCGGCAGGTGTGGCGATTCTCGAAGCGTGCGAGCAAGCCGGCATCCCCACCGTGCAGTTCAACAACGGCACGGTTGTCGAGGGCGCCGGGTTCTTCCAGGTGAACGCCCTGGAGGACGGCGTGCGGTCCTCGTCATCGGTGTCCTATCTACACCCGATCACGAACACGCGCACCAACCTCGAGGTCCTCACCGGACTCTGGGCCAAGAAGCTCATCATCGACGCGGACAAACGATGCACGGGCGTACAGGTTTTGAACCCGGACCTGGTACACACCGACACCATCCACGCCGATCGCGAGGTCATCGTCTCGGCCGGCGCGATCGACTCCCCCAAGTTGCTCATGCTCTCCGGTATCGGGCCCGCCGACCACCTGCGCGAAATCGGCGTCGAGGTAGTGGTGGACTCACCTGGAGTCGGCTCGCACATGCAGGATCACCCAGAGGGCGTCATCTCCTGGGACGCGAAGAAGCCGATGGTCACCGAGTCGTTGCAGTGGTGGGAAATCGGAATCTTCACCCGCATCGACAAGGAACGCGACCGACCGGACCTGATGTTCCACTTCGGCAACACCCCGTTCGACATGCACACGTTGCGCCAGGGCTATCCCACCTCGGAAAACGCATTCTGTCTGACCCCGAATGTCACGGACGCACGTTCGCGCGGCACGGTCCGTCTGCGCAGCCGAGACTTCCGCGACAAGCCGCGTGTCGATCCGAAGTACTTCTCGGACCCGTACGACATGCAGATCATGACCTACGGGATCAAGCTGGCCCGCGAGATCGTCGGGAAGCCTGCTATGGCCGAATGGGCGGGAATGGAGTTGTTCCCAGGTGATCAAGTGCGCACCGACGACGAGATCGCCGACTACATCACTCGCACCCACAACACCGTCTACCACCCCACAGGCTCGGTATCGATGGGCGCTGCCGACAATCCCGAGACACCCCTGGATCCGCAGTTGCGGGTCAAAGGGGTCCGCAACTTGCGTGTGGCCGACGCGTCGATCATGCCGAAAATCGTGGCCGTCAATCCCAACATCACCACGATGATGATCGGTGAAAAGTGCGCGGAGATGATCAAGAAGGGGGCCTGA
- a CDS encoding FtsW/RodA/SpoVE family cell cycle protein, whose amino-acid sequence MSSNSSAGASFPSPPEGFAPAPVQSNRRNVELLLLGIAVVITTMSLVLVEASQEQTITLDLVKYSLAYLALVTVAHLAVRRFAPHADPLLLPIVALLNGLGLVLIHRLDLADQQSAAYLGQEIPSPDANQQVLWTTLAIAGFIAVLVLLRDYRTLARYSYTVGLAGLVLLAIPALLPSAFSEVNGSKIWIRLPGFSLQPGEFAKILLLIFFASLLVAKRELFTTAGKHVLGMDFPRARDLGPILLVWIVSVAVLVFEKDLGTSLLIFGTVLVMIYIATERVGWLIIGFALLLVGFLFAYQVFGHVKIRTDTWLHPFDDYNDTGYQIVQSMFSFATGGLAGTGLGSGRPSQVPFAKTDFIIATVGEELGLIGLTAVLVLYLVFIIRGLRTALAVRDSFGKLLAAGLAFTIAIQLFVVVGGVTKLIPLTGLTTPYMSYGGSSLLANYLLLALLIKISDAAREPAVPNKKPVVATPIAEAPTEMVKRP is encoded by the coding sequence ATGAGCTCCAATTCGTCTGCGGGGGCATCCTTTCCGAGTCCGCCGGAAGGATTTGCTCCGGCACCCGTTCAGTCGAACCGACGTAACGTCGAGTTGTTGTTGCTCGGGATAGCGGTAGTGATCACCACGATGTCCTTGGTGTTGGTAGAGGCAAGCCAAGAACAAACCATCACCCTCGATCTCGTCAAGTACTCGCTGGCGTATCTGGCATTGGTCACGGTGGCGCATCTCGCGGTCCGCAGATTCGCCCCCCACGCGGACCCGCTGCTGCTGCCGATCGTGGCGCTGTTGAACGGTCTGGGCCTCGTGCTGATCCATCGCCTCGATCTCGCCGACCAACAGTCTGCCGCCTACCTGGGTCAGGAGATCCCGTCGCCGGACGCCAATCAGCAGGTGCTCTGGACGACCCTTGCGATCGCAGGATTCATTGCCGTACTGGTCCTGTTGCGGGATTACCGCACGCTGGCGCGCTACAGCTACACCGTCGGTCTTGCAGGTCTGGTACTGCTCGCCATTCCCGCACTGCTGCCGTCGGCGTTCTCCGAGGTCAACGGATCGAAGATCTGGATTCGGCTGCCCGGCTTCAGCCTTCAGCCCGGCGAGTTCGCAAAGATCCTGTTGCTGATCTTCTTCGCCTCGCTCCTCGTCGCCAAGCGTGAACTGTTCACGACTGCCGGCAAACATGTGCTCGGCATGGACTTCCCCCGTGCACGCGACCTCGGTCCGATTCTGCTGGTGTGGATCGTCTCGGTCGCCGTCCTCGTATTCGAGAAGGACCTCGGTACTTCACTGCTGATCTTCGGCACCGTGCTGGTGATGATCTACATCGCTACCGAGCGCGTCGGCTGGCTCATCATCGGATTCGCGCTGCTGTTGGTCGGCTTCCTGTTCGCCTATCAAGTCTTCGGACACGTCAAGATCCGCACCGATACCTGGCTGCATCCGTTCGACGACTACAACGACACGGGCTACCAGATCGTCCAGTCGATGTTCAGTTTCGCCACAGGCGGCCTCGCGGGGACCGGTCTGGGGAGTGGGCGTCCGTCGCAGGTCCCGTTCGCAAAGACCGACTTCATCATTGCGACGGTCGGCGAGGAGCTCGGACTCATCGGACTCACTGCAGTCCTGGTCCTCTACCTGGTATTCATCATCCGCGGCTTGCGCACCGCGCTCGCCGTTCGTGACAGCTTCGGCAAACTTCTCGCTGCCGGCCTCGCGTTCACCATCGCCATTCAGTTGTTCGTCGTGGTGGGTGGGGTAACCAAGCTGATTCCGCTCACCGGACTCACCACCCCGTACATGTCGTACGGCGGATCCTCGCTGCTCGCCAACTATCTACTGCTGGCGTTGTTGATCAAGATCTCCGACGCGGCGCGTGAGCCCGCCGTTCCGAACAAGAAGCCTGTGGTGGCGACGCCGATCGCGGAAGCGCCGACCGAAATGGTGAAACGCCCGTGA